A section of the Leptotrichia sp. HSP-342 genome encodes:
- a CDS encoding UDP-N-acetylmuramoyl-L-alanyl-D-glutamate--2,6-diaminopimelate ligase — translation MYKIFKDVEYKTLKEGKSFKIKGIEYDSRKIEKDFIFVAMTGSIVDGHDFIQKAINNGAKMIISEKDTDTGQYKNIDDVTFIQVENIRKKLGIIASNYYSYPQNKIKIIGITGTNGKTTSSFVLENILEKTARIGTTGNRILDEEFETVNTTPESLELIKLIDKSVKSGADYFIMEVSSHALEIGRVDMLKFDSVIFTNLTQDHLDFHKTMENYFNAKKKIFSMLRNDKNHNGIGVINIDDEHGANIYSEKNGKNYISISVKDENADIWGDILNYTNNGMKVKINLRNFLEKFGKNLKNTQEVYRIEIDLVGEYNLYNLLGCVASVLSLGIEMDTITRKLETMPAVPGRFETIKNDLDVRIVVDFAHTDDGLLNVGKTLKQITDNRVITVFGAGGDRDHEKRPKMAQAATKFSDFIILTSDNPRTENPTKILADIEKGLIGEKFPFDKYLIIADREKAIKYATRMLEKGDSLLIAGKGHETYQIVGTEKIYFDDREVVKEALESKI, via the coding sequence ATGTATAAAATATTTAAAGATGTGGAGTACAAAACACTTAAAGAGGGAAAAAGTTTTAAGATAAAAGGCATCGAATATGATTCACGCAAAATTGAAAAAGATTTTATTTTCGTAGCAATGACAGGAAGCATCGTGGATGGACATGACTTTATTCAGAAAGCCATTAATAACGGTGCAAAAATGATTATTTCCGAAAAAGATACTGACACAGGGCAATACAAAAATATTGATGATGTAACTTTCATACAAGTTGAAAATATACGAAAAAAGCTTGGAATAATCGCTTCAAACTACTATAGCTATCCGCAAAATAAAATAAAAATCATTGGAATTACAGGAACAAACGGAAAAACTACATCAAGTTTTGTTCTTGAAAATATCTTGGAAAAAACTGCTAGAATAGGGACAACTGGAAATCGTATTCTTGATGAAGAATTTGAAACAGTAAATACAACTCCCGAATCGCTTGAGTTAATAAAGTTGATTGACAAAAGTGTAAAAAGTGGAGCTGACTACTTCATAATGGAAGTAAGTTCGCATGCCCTTGAAATTGGACGTGTTGACATGTTAAAATTTGATTCTGTAATTTTTACAAACTTAACTCAAGATCATTTGGACTTTCACAAGACAATGGAAAACTATTTTAATGCTAAGAAAAAAATATTTTCAATGCTAAGAAATGATAAAAATCATAACGGTATCGGAGTAATCAATATTGATGATGAACACGGGGCAAATATTTATTCTGAAAAAAATGGAAAAAACTATATTTCAATAAGTGTAAAAGATGAAAATGCTGATATATGGGGAGATATTCTGAATTATACAAATAATGGAATGAAAGTAAAAATAAATCTTAGAAATTTTCTTGAAAAATTTGGAAAAAATCTGAAAAATACACAAGAAGTATACAGAATTGAAATAGACTTAGTTGGAGAATATAACTTGTATAACCTTCTTGGCTGTGTAGCTTCAGTACTATCGCTAGGAATAGAGATGGATACAATTACCAGAAAGCTGGAAACTATGCCAGCAGTTCCTGGAAGATTTGAAACAATAAAGAATGATTTAGATGTAAGGATTGTAGTGGACTTTGCGCATACTGATGATGGTCTTCTGAATGTTGGAAAGACTCTAAAACAGATTACTGATAACCGTGTAATTACAGTATTTGGTGCAGGTGGTGACAGAGATCATGAAAAACGTCCAAAAATGGCACAAGCCGCTACGAAATTCAGCGATTTCATTATCTTAACTTCAGATAATCCACGTACAGAAAATCCTACAAAAATTCTAGCAGACATAGAAAAAGGGCTTATAGGTGAAAAATTCCCTTTTGACAAATACCTTATCATCGCTGACAGAGAAAAGGCTATAAAATATGCAACAAGAATGCTTGAAAAAGGCGATAGTCTCCTAATTGCTGGAAAAGGACATGAAACATATCAGATAGTCGGAACTGAAAAAATTTATTTTGATGATAGAGAGGTTGTAAAGGAAGCGCTGGAAAGCAAAATATAA
- a CDS encoding methyltransferase, which translates to MGYIEILESVDKKIVIEEKGLKITEDALLLSNFLRKYFSKKNKNLKNKKSVILEIGAGQGIMSLLISEIDVLEKIIAVEVQKDVYEILEKNIEINNLNKKIIPLNKNIKNINGKYDFIFSNPPYKKINSGKLSKNKSECISKYEILLTLEELFKEIRRLLNNHGEFFVIVPNSRLNDVFKYIYENNMNILSIEINRYKKMDLVIVHGKKGGKIKSEIKIDFF; encoded by the coding sequence ATGGGATATATTGAAATTCTGGAAAGTGTTGATAAAAAGATAGTTATAGAGGAAAAGGGGTTAAAAATAACAGAAGATGCCTTGTTACTATCTAATTTTTTAAGAAAATACTTTAGTAAAAAAAATAAAAATTTGAAGAATAAAAAAAGCGTAATTTTAGAAATAGGAGCAGGACAGGGAATAATGAGTCTATTAATTTCAGAAATTGATGTGTTGGAGAAAATTATTGCAGTTGAGGTACAGAAAGATGTGTATGAAATATTAGAAAAAAATATTGAAATAAATAATTTGAATAAAAAAATAATCCCATTAAATAAGAATATAAAAAATATTAATGGGAAATATGATTTTATTTTTTCAAATCCGCCATATAAAAAAATTAATTCTGGAAAATTATCTAAAAACAAATCAGAGTGCATTAGTAAATATGAAATTTTACTCACATTGGAAGAACTTTTTAAAGAAATTCGAAGACTTTTGAACAATCATGGAGAATTTTTTGTAATTGTTCCAAATAGTAGGTTAAATGATGTATTCAAATACATTTATGAAAATAATATGAACATTCTCTCAATTGAAATAAATAGATATAAAAAAATGGATCTGGTTATAGTACATGGGAAAAAAGGAGGAAAAATAAAGTCGGAAATTAAAATTGATTTTTTTTAA
- a CDS encoding peptidylprolyl isomerase, whose protein sequence is MGLFRTHKKAIQIISAVMIGIFGISMLVTGILFLKNNVFGAMNHREVIATVNGTKIYRDDFDRENYGLKSQLNEINQQKIQQLSQAGVSTENIKNIPDNIIDEYVLQLMINKEVLLSSAHNLGIKVSGSEINKEFDNYQKQSQMNRKEFSDHLRKRGYNITSFKKAIKDEKIIGKMREKIFSNDKVTDEEIKKAYERNKYSRAFLNRDFEDVKEEIKENMTQDKNIMILNSYIAKAKEKTKIAFKDKKFEKMYANMTAAVAQNGDYKYTNEAVNEQLVNLVSQTQQGYSDKAVNELKATLKTNLDKFVKISNKAKAAGIKADPELTGVEQLRDYSQKYYNYLIDTYKPDEAALQAKFNANKNNYNIPNSIGGYVIGEEYQAGDGDFETAKKQAQDIMKTTNKDNFAAKAKEFSKDPGSANNGGSLGETADLSQLVPEFANAVKSGKAGDIVGPIKTQFGYHIIYIQSKDANNENVAKVSHILITPTISEASKQKIIKKVNELKAEIESGKVTWSTVEKQDKYKFSVKERFTKMVKSDAIPGIGKNDELMNQIFALKKNGILERNDASGYYLITKTSEIPFTQATFENSKERVRLELAHEYADKELEIL, encoded by the coding sequence ATGGGATTATTTAGAACTCACAAGAAAGCAATTCAAATTATTTCTGCAGTTATGATAGGAATATTTGGAATATCAATGCTTGTAACAGGTATATTGTTCCTAAAAAATAACGTATTTGGAGCTATGAACCACAGGGAAGTGATTGCGACAGTCAATGGAACAAAAATTTACCGTGATGATTTTGACAGGGAGAACTATGGACTAAAGTCTCAGCTTAATGAAATAAATCAGCAGAAGATACAACAATTGTCACAAGCTGGAGTAAGTACGGAAAATATAAAGAATATTCCTGATAATATTATAGATGAGTATGTTTTACAGCTTATGATTAATAAGGAAGTGCTACTTTCATCAGCTCATAATTTAGGAATAAAAGTAAGTGGATCTGAAATAAACAAGGAATTTGACAATTATCAGAAACAGTCTCAAATGAACAGAAAAGAATTTTCTGATCACTTAAGAAAAAGAGGTTATAACATAACTTCTTTTAAAAAGGCGATAAAAGACGAAAAGATAATTGGGAAAATGAGAGAAAAGATATTTTCAAATGACAAAGTTACAGATGAAGAAATTAAAAAAGCATATGAGAGAAATAAATATTCTAGAGCTTTTTTAAATAGGGACTTTGAAGATGTGAAGGAAGAAATTAAGGAAAATATGACACAAGATAAGAATATCATGATTCTAAATTCATACATTGCAAAGGCTAAGGAAAAAACTAAAATTGCATTTAAGGACAAGAAATTTGAAAAAATGTATGCCAATATGACAGCAGCTGTAGCGCAAAATGGAGATTACAAATATACAAATGAAGCTGTAAATGAGCAGTTGGTAAATCTTGTTTCACAGACTCAGCAAGGATACTCAGATAAGGCTGTAAACGAACTAAAAGCAACATTGAAGACAAATCTTGATAAATTTGTAAAAATTTCTAACAAGGCAAAGGCGGCAGGAATAAAAGCCGATCCGGAACTAACAGGCGTGGAGCAGCTAAGAGATTATTCACAAAAATATTATAATTACTTGATTGATACGTATAAGCCTGATGAAGCTGCATTGCAGGCAAAATTTAATGCGAATAAAAATAACTACAATATTCCTAACAGTATAGGCGGTTATGTAATTGGAGAAGAATATCAGGCAGGAGATGGAGATTTTGAAACAGCCAAGAAACAAGCTCAAGATATAATGAAAACAACAAATAAAGATAACTTTGCAGCTAAAGCAAAAGAATTTTCAAAAGATCCAGGATCAGCAAACAACGGTGGAAGTTTAGGAGAAACAGCCGATCTTTCACAACTTGTACCTGAATTTGCAAATGCGGTTAAGAGCGGGAAGGCAGGAGACATTGTTGGACCAATAAAAACTCAATTTGGATACCATATTATATATATTCAAAGTAAAGATGCAAATAACGAAAATGTTGCAAAAGTTAGCCATATTCTAATAACACCAACTATTTCTGAAGCTTCAAAACAAAAAATTATTAAAAAAGTTAATGAGCTGAAAGCAGAAATTGAAAGTGGAAAAGTTACGTGGAGCACAGTAGAAAAACAAGATAAATATAAATTTAGCGTAAAAGAAAGATTCACAAAAATGGTTAAATCAGATGCAATTCCAGGAATTGGAAAAAACGATGAACTGATGAACCAGATATTTGCGCTGAAAAAAAATGGAATTCTTGAAAGAAATGATGCTTCAGGATACTATCTGATAACAAAAACATCCGAAATACCATTTACACAGGCAACATTTGAAAATTCGAAAGAACGTGTAAGGCTGGAACTGGCACATGAATATGCAGACAAGGAATTAGAAATTTTATAA
- a CDS encoding GNAT family N-acetyltransferase, producing the protein MKIKKENLIFRFATEEDAEKILKIYKPYIENTTITFEYEVPSVEEFKGRIKEVSEKYPYIVCECGNKIAGYAYAYKIWTRAAYQWDTELSVYTDEKFYGNGIGKKLYKILIEILKLQNVVNVYGLVTYPNENSEKLHNYFGFKKAAYFENSGYKFGKWIGVTWFEKAINEHFDNPKLVRKISEIDEEKVQRILKSV; encoded by the coding sequence ATGAAAATAAAAAAAGAAAATTTAATTTTTAGATTTGCAACTGAAGAAGATGCTGAAAAAATTTTAAAAATTTATAAACCGTATATTGAAAATACCACTATTACATTTGAATATGAAGTGCCTTCAGTTGAGGAATTTAAAGGCAGAATAAAAGAAGTTTCAGAGAAATATCCGTATATTGTCTGTGAATGTGGAAATAAGATTGCTGGTTATGCCTACGCTTATAAAATTTGGACTAGGGCAGCTTATCAGTGGGATACGGAACTTTCTGTCTATACTGATGAAAAATTTTATGGAAATGGAATTGGGAAAAAGTTATATAAAATTTTGATTGAAATATTGAAGTTGCAGAATGTTGTAAATGTTTATGGACTTGTAACTTATCCTAATGAAAACAGCGAGAAATTACACAACTACTTTGGATTTAAAAAGGCTGCATATTTTGAAAATTCAGGGTATAAATTTGGAAAATGGATTGGTGTGACTTGGTTTGAAAAGGCTATTAATGAGCATTTTGATAATCCTAAGCTAGTTAGAAAAATATCAGAAATTGATGAAGAGAAAGTGCAAAGAATACTAAAATCAGTCTAA
- the rpmB gene encoding 50S ribosomal protein L28 yields MQRCEVFGKTVSHGNRVSHSHRATKRIWRPNLQTMLLTINNEEVRVRVCTKAMKTLKGKNNDQVKKILLKNKETLSPKILKVLAK; encoded by the coding sequence ATGCAAAGATGTGAAGTTTTTGGAAAAACAGTAAGCCATGGAAATAGAGTAAGTCACTCTCACAGAGCTACAAAAAGAATTTGGAGGCCAAATTTACAAACAATGCTTCTAACTATTAACAACGAAGAAGTTAGAGTAAGAGTTTGTACAAAAGCTATGAAAACTTTAAAAGGGAAAAATAACGACCAAGTAAAAAAAATCTTGTTAAAGAACAAAGAAACATTAAGCCCTAAAATTTTAAAAGTATTAGCAAAGTAA
- a CDS encoding Bax inhibitor-1 family protein encodes MKNDYDELETYNHNNDDYNKYNGQMSMTYDDLNRLIISKVRGSMMWMVIGLLITGGIGFMVYNGVNNGNSVAFMIVEKYWIFLILEVVAVLAFSALVYTANSSVLKLIFLIYSALSGLTFSVIGLRYAPDVIGSAFLGTLSIFVVLAIYGYFTKENLTRFVPLLTAGIIAMILVSVVNMFLGNSAIDLFVSVLGVIIFTIYIAVDVNRIRNNIIACAVHEDSDILNKIEIVGALELYLDFVNLFLSLVRILGRKR; translated from the coding sequence ATGAAAAATGATTATGATGAATTGGAAACTTACAATCATAATAACGATGATTACAACAAATATAACGGACAAATGTCAATGACTTATGATGATTTAAACAGACTTATAATTTCAAAAGTGCGTGGAAGTATGATGTGGATGGTAATAGGGCTTCTTATAACTGGTGGTATTGGTTTTATGGTTTATAATGGAGTAAATAATGGAAATTCTGTTGCATTTATGATAGTAGAGAAATACTGGATATTTCTTATTTTAGAAGTTGTTGCAGTTTTAGCCTTTTCAGCTTTAGTTTATACAGCAAATTCGAGTGTCTTAAAACTTATATTTTTAATATATTCGGCATTGAGCGGATTGACGTTCTCGGTTATTGGGCTCAGATATGCTCCAGATGTAATCGGATCAGCATTTTTAGGAACATTGTCAATCTTTGTAGTTTTAGCAATTTATGGATATTTTACTAAGGAAAACTTGACTAGATTTGTGCCATTGCTTACAGCTGGAATAATAGCAATGATCTTAGTAAGTGTAGTAAATATGTTTTTAGGAAATAGTGCAATTGATTTATTTGTGTCAGTATTAGGGGTAATCATTTTTACAATTTATATTGCAGTTGATGTAAACAGAATAAGAAATAATATTATCGCCTGTGCAGTTCATGAAGACTCAGATATTCTTAACAAAATTGAAATTGTTGGTGCTTTGGAATTATATTTGGATTTTGTAAACTTATTCTTGAGTCTTGTAAGAATTTTAGGAAGAAAAAGATAA
- the thrS gene encoding threonine--tRNA ligase produces MIEMILPDGSKRQLENPMTVVEFAKSIGSSLGKATVGAIIDGVQVDPSHIIDKSGTIEIITNTSEKGIEIIRHSAAHIMAQAVQRLFPNTKVTIGPVIENGFFYDFDPEKPFTEEDLAKIEEEMTKIVKENYEFKRSEMTAEEAKKFFAEKGETYKVEIIEDLGADKVSIYQQGEFIDLCRGTHIPSTGYLKAFKLMSTAGAYWRGDSNNKMLQRIYGVAFATKKELDDYLTMMEEAEKRDHRKLGKQLDLFFVDEHGPGFPFFMPKGVELFNKLQEIWRVEHKKRGYQEIKTPIMLDKELWEISGHWFNYRENMYTSTIDEKEYAIKPMNCPGSIIAYKNNLHSYKDLPLKYGEMGLVHRHEFSGALHGLMRVRAFTQDDAHVFCTKEQIEEQIIEIIDLYDKFYTVFGFEYHIELSTKPDKAIGSDEIWEMAEANLKSALEHKGINYKLNPGDGAFYGPKIDFKMKDSIGRIWQCGTIQLDFNLPARFEMSYIGADGEKHEPVMIHRAMYGSLERFIGILIEHYAGAFPTWLAPVQARILTISDEQVPFAKELFTKLQDAGIRVELDTRVEKIGYKIREANGDQKIPVQLIIGKNEVANNEVNVRRFGSQDSKNVSVEEIIQTLKQESFVPFSK; encoded by the coding sequence ATGATAGAAATGATTTTGCCTGATGGTAGTAAAAGACAGTTGGAAAATCCGATGACTGTTGTAGAATTTGCAAAAAGTATTGGGAGCAGTCTTGGGAAGGCAACCGTTGGGGCGATAATTGACGGTGTGCAAGTTGATCCATCTCATATTATTGACAAATCTGGAACAATTGAAATAATTACTAATACAAGTGAAAAAGGGATAGAAATTATAAGACACAGCGCGGCACATATTATGGCTCAGGCTGTGCAAAGACTTTTCCCAAATACAAAGGTTACGATAGGGCCTGTTATTGAAAATGGATTTTTTTATGATTTTGACCCTGAAAAACCGTTTACTGAAGAAGATTTAGCAAAAATTGAAGAGGAAATGACAAAAATTGTAAAAGAGAATTATGAATTTAAAAGAAGTGAAATGACTGCCGAAGAAGCAAAAAAATTCTTTGCTGAAAAAGGTGAAACTTACAAAGTTGAGATAATTGAAGACTTGGGTGCAGATAAAGTTAGCATTTATCAGCAAGGTGAATTTATAGACTTATGCCGTGGAACACACATTCCATCGACTGGCTACCTAAAAGCATTTAAGCTAATGTCAACAGCAGGAGCTTACTGGCGTGGAGATTCAAACAATAAAATGCTTCAAAGAATTTACGGAGTAGCTTTTGCAACAAAAAAAGAGCTGGATGACTATTTGACAATGATGGAAGAAGCTGAAAAGAGAGACCACAGAAAATTAGGAAAACAGCTTGACTTGTTCTTTGTAGACGAGCATGGACCTGGATTTCCTTTCTTTATGCCAAAAGGTGTGGAATTATTTAATAAATTGCAGGAAATCTGGAGAGTTGAGCATAAAAAAAGAGGTTATCAGGAAATAAAAACTCCAATTATGCTAGATAAGGAATTGTGGGAAATTTCTGGACACTGGTTCAATTACCGTGAAAATATGTATACATCAACAATTGATGAAAAAGAATATGCAATAAAGCCTATGAACTGTCCGGGTTCAATAATTGCCTACAAGAATAACTTGCATTCATACAAGGATTTACCATTGAAATATGGAGAAATGGGACTTGTTCATAGACACGAATTTAGTGGAGCTTTACACGGGCTTATGAGAGTTAGAGCATTTACACAGGATGATGCCCACGTTTTCTGTACGAAGGAGCAAATTGAGGAACAAATTATCGAAATTATTGATTTATATGATAAATTTTATACTGTGTTTGGATTTGAATACCACATTGAATTGTCAACAAAACCTGATAAAGCAATAGGTTCAGACGAAATATGGGAAATGGCTGAAGCAAACTTGAAATCAGCTTTGGAACATAAAGGAATTAATTACAAGCTAAATCCTGGAGATGGAGCATTCTACGGACCAAAAATCGACTTTAAGATGAAAGACTCAATCGGAAGAATTTGGCAATGTGGAACAATCCAGTTAGACTTTAATCTTCCAGCAAGATTTGAAATGAGCTATATAGGTGCAGATGGTGAAAAACACGAGCCTGTAATGATTCACAGGGCAATGTATGGAAGTTTGGAAAGATTTATCGGAATTTTGATCGAACATTATGCAGGAGCATTCCCAACTTGGTTAGCGCCAGTACAAGCAAGAATCCTGACAATTTCTGACGAACAGGTACCTTTTGCAAAAGAATTGTTTACAAAACTTCAAGATGCAGGAATCAGAGTGGAACTTGATACAAGAGTAGAAAAAATTGGATACAAAATCAGAGAAGCAAACGGAGACCAAAAAATACCAGTTCAACTAATAATTGGTAAAAATGAAGTTGCAAACAACGAAGTAAACGTAAGAAGATTTGGTTCACAAGACAGTAAAAACGTATCAGTTGAAGAAATTATCCAAACTTTAAAACAGGAATCTTTTGTTCCGTTTTCAAAATAA
- the cas2 gene encoding CRISPR-associated endonuclease Cas2 — protein MSIEYFGLLMYDFPMQTDVEIFEYRTFRKKLIEKGYYQLQKSVYIIRSKTKEKIELAEKQLSMLAPENSSIRSIILTEEQFQKMKVLAGEVTMGEKISQNKILEF, from the coding sequence ATGAGTATTGAGTATTTTGGTCTGCTTATGTATGATTTTCCTATGCAGACAGATGTTGAGATATTTGAATATAGGACTTTTAGGAAAAAATTGATAGAAAAAGGATATTATCAGCTTCAAAAATCGGTATATATAATAAGGTCAAAAACAAAAGAAAAAATCGAACTGGCAGAAAAACAGTTATCAATGCTCGCTCCAGAAAATTCCTCAATTCGTTCCATTATACTGACAGAAGAGCAGTTTCAAAAAATGAAGGTGCTCGCAGGAGAAGTGACAATGGGAGAAAAAATTTCACAAAATAAAATATTAGAATTTTGA
- the cas1 gene encoding type II CRISPR-associated endonuclease Cas1: MSNIIHITKADDLSISNNQLVMIDEDNNDEKNKISLNDISAIVIENCHCKISAILQLRLVENNIPIIICNERHQPEIHSLGLFNHFQVTLRINEQIEWKKEKKEKLWSRIVENKIENQRALLEYLEKSDVSIERLKTYKENLKKDDVSAEHQEAIASRIYFQELYSNSFKRFDEDGVNSALNYGYMILRAIISSKIVAKGFHPSLGLHHKSQFNAYNFSDDIIEVFRPMVDYLVYMYKDILNEVKLSKEIRQKILLVAQQKVLFNDKKYDFFQAVDYYLDSIRNYFVKDEEVIIPTLSVMDYEY, encoded by the coding sequence ATGTCCAATATAATTCACATAACAAAGGCTGATGATTTATCAATATCGAATAATCAGCTTGTAATGATTGATGAAGATAATAATGATGAGAAAAATAAGATTTCTTTGAATGATATATCTGCGATAGTTATTGAAAATTGTCATTGCAAGATTAGTGCGATTTTACAGTTGAGGCTGGTGGAAAATAATATTCCGATTATTATTTGCAATGAGAGACATCAGCCTGAAATTCATTCGCTGGGATTATTTAATCATTTTCAAGTGACTTTACGAATAAATGAACAGATTGAGTGGAAAAAAGAGAAAAAGGAAAAATTGTGGAGCAGGATAGTGGAGAATAAGATTGAAAATCAAAGAGCATTGTTAGAGTATCTTGAAAAAAGTGATGTTTCCATTGAAAGACTGAAAACATATAAGGAAAACTTGAAAAAAGATGATGTGAGTGCAGAACATCAGGAAGCAATAGCTTCAAGGATATATTTTCAGGAATTGTATAGCAATAGTTTTAAAAGATTTGATGAAGATGGTGTGAATTCCGCACTTAATTATGGATATATGATTTTAAGAGCTATAATATCGTCAAAGATTGTAGCAAAAGGGTTTCATCCGAGTCTGGGATTACATCATAAGTCACAGTTTAATGCTTATAATTTTTCTGATGATATAATAGAAGTTTTTCGTCCTATGGTGGATTATCTTGTTTATATGTACAAGGATATTTTGAATGAAGTGAAATTAAGTAAGGAGATAAGACAAAAAATACTTCTTGTAGCACAGCAGAAGGTATTATTTAATGATAAGAAATATGATTTTTTCCAAGCGGTAGACTATTATTTGGATAGCATAAGAAATTATTTTGTAAAAGATGAAGAAGTGATAATTCCGACATTGAGCGTGATGGACTATGAGTATTGA